A single window of Nitrososphaera sp. DNA harbors:
- a CDS encoding MBL fold metallo-hydrolase, with protein sequence MYKHGGISFQWTGHDGFKIIAEGKTVYIDPYRLGSRHHKKSDADLILVSHNHFDHLSVEDLKHVVKHDNSTVIVSAKEGVEQLQKANLGAEVKGVAPGDRLEVKGVKIEAVPAYNTNKNFHPKADRKVGYVLTLDGLRIYHTGDTDEIPEMSSVKPDIALVPVSGTYVMTAEEAARAVNEKIKPAKLAIPMHYGAIVGSKDDAAKFKDLVEVCSVQVLDQE encoded by the coding sequence ATGTACAAACACGGCGGAATATCATTTCAATGGACTGGCCATGATGGCTTCAAGATAATCGCAGAAGGCAAGACTGTGTATATCGACCCGTACCGGCTTGGTTCTAGACATCACAAGAAAAGCGACGCGGACCTCATACTTGTTTCCCACAATCACTTTGATCACCTGAGCGTCGAGGACCTGAAGCACGTGGTAAAGCACGACAATTCCACTGTAATTGTCAGCGCGAAAGAAGGCGTCGAGCAGCTTCAAAAGGCCAACCTTGGTGCGGAGGTTAAAGGAGTGGCCCCCGGCGACCGGCTGGAGGTGAAGGGAGTGAAGATAGAGGCAGTGCCGGCATACAACACCAACAAGAACTTTCACCCAAAGGCGGATCGTAAAGTGGGATATGTTCTGACGCTAGACGGGCTGCGGATCTATCACACCGGCGACACCGACGAGATACCTGAAATGAGTTCGGTAAAACCGGACATTGCTCTTGTTCCTGTCTCCGGCACTTATGTCATGACCGCGGAAGAAGCTGCGCGAGCAGTGAATGAAAAGATCAAGCCGGCAAAGCTGGCCATACCGATGCACTACGGAGCAATTGTTGGATCGAAAGACGATGCAGCCAAATTCAAAGATCTTGTCGAGGTGTGTTCGGTTCAGGTCCTGGACCAAGAGTGA
- a CDS encoding S6e family ribosomal protein has protein sequence MAQFKLIISDTKGGSITQELKDRAAQPLIGSRIGGIVDASIIGVAGGKLKVTGGSDKSGTPMRADVHGGVKKYVLLSNGVGNRATGRVRKLVRGNMVTEEIYQLNCLLVEGKLPEKPAAEAAPAAEEAPKAKK, from the coding sequence TTGGCCCAATTCAAGCTGATCATATCCGATACCAAGGGAGGCAGCATAACGCAGGAACTCAAGGACAGAGCGGCGCAGCCTCTTATCGGCTCTCGAATTGGGGGAATAGTTGACGCCTCGATTATTGGCGTTGCCGGGGGCAAGCTCAAGGTCACCGGCGGTAGCGACAAATCCGGGACACCCATGCGTGCAGATGTCCACGGCGGCGTCAAAAAATACGTCCTTCTCTCAAATGGAGTTGGAAACAGGGCAACCGGTCGGGTGAGAAAACTCGTTCGGGGCAACATGGTGACTGAGGAAATTTACCAGCTCAACTGCCTGCTCGTCGAGGGCAAACTTCCAGAGAAGCCGGCCGCAGAAGCTGCTCCGGCTGCAGAAGAGGCACCAAAGGCCAAAAAGTAA
- a CDS encoding zinc-domain-containing protein, with translation MLDARCPECGKRAKVNDGMSEVKCEYCGFQATYDEYIEIMKSKAESMADDFHLSWDKRPF, from the coding sequence GTGCTTGATGCCAGGTGTCCGGAATGCGGCAAGCGCGCAAAGGTAAACGACGGGATGTCGGAAGTAAAGTGCGAATACTGCGGCTTTCAAGCAACGTACGACGAGTATATTGAAATAATGAAATCAAAGGCAGAGAGTATGGCGGATGACTTTCATCTAAGCTGGGACAAGCGGCCCTTCTAG
- a CDS encoding dual specificity protein phosphatase 23: MTRIGDAYRWFHGRVADRPTNFSWVVDEKLAGCGLPVTHEEFNWVISQGVKAIVTVREVPLPEDWFNDGITYKHLAVEDFGAPTLDELDDAVNFIQSEISAGRPVMVHCAAGKGRTGVVLAAYLVKTEGIGAEQAISKLRSMRPGSVQSETQEMAVAMYEKFLNGKPKPSA; this comes from the coding sequence TTGACGCGTATTGGAGACGCTTACAGATGGTTTCATGGCAGGGTGGCTGACAGACCCACCAATTTCAGCTGGGTGGTTGACGAAAAGCTCGCGGGCTGCGGGCTGCCTGTTACGCACGAGGAGTTCAACTGGGTTATCAGTCAGGGCGTGAAGGCAATTGTTACTGTAAGGGAGGTACCGCTTCCCGAAGACTGGTTTAACGACGGCATAACTTACAAACACCTTGCCGTTGAGGATTTTGGAGCGCCGACCTTGGACGAGCTTGACGACGCGGTGAATTTCATCCAATCAGAGATTAGCGCGGGCAGGCCGGTCATGGTGCACTGCGCTGCCGGAAAGGGAAGAACCGGAGTGGTGCTTGCTGCATACCTTGTCAAGACCGAGGGCATTGGCGCGGAGCAGGCGATTTCAAAACTCAGGTCAATGCGCCCGGGCTCTGTTCAGTCCGAGACGCAAGAGATGGCTGTAGCCATGTATGAAAAATTCCTAAATGGCAAGCCAAAGCCCAGTGCCTGA
- a CDS encoding peptidylprolyl isomerase, which translates to MLQGGTTLFRAGKFDFQTRHLLVIGLLALSFTTAFIMRSYPAKYGFYLNEFDPYFDYRATQYIIDHGVGAYLTWHDDMSWYPEGRDVAATSQSALHITTAYLYKAFGGGSSLLDFVIIFPVVVGSLTVIVVFALVRVLGGTTAGLFSALLFSFSPAIIQRGNLGWFKSEPLGLFFGLLAVYLFISAMKHKEAKYAIAKAVGGGLLLGLANGAWGGIQYFSIPLAIFFLALPFFRKDLKIPMMVAIAFTIFALLSAAAFPRPGMSYVKGLPGLALIGGTIFLVAAYFVRRFSKPEHNLRNSFIVLGVFIIASGLLLGVGAYVSPSLRYLKAVNPFNQVNDQLVASVAEHFTPTVADYFTDYSILIMFAGLGVWMAFRRRDDVSIFALVLGITGVYVSATFARLLVFASIGIIVLAGMGLYEVTRSILEYREATASAAPGKIKKKVDQAPSAYGSGLVTKAAYVIVIILMLTIPMFFPANSNWVSAADVPAAIANGGTGYRLQTNDWPDAMNWLATNTDKNAVVASWWDYGYWITTLGHKKTLADNATINSTRIAQIARMLGSDEQTGVKLAQDMHTDYILIYGVARLQFFGKANQTSANGTHSQVDVPVYSLGQGGDESKKQWFFRIGGLDESKYIEQDGFTPTPAFWNNTLLGKMLPWDPLYYAQVGANGQISNLSPHYSAGYQGLYGKHVKYPAGGKNQPLELVYSSPSFNNDKNGLVFGVFVYKVNHNYVPHPPVAQQSNGKSTTGSTNSTSSGNNSNLMTPSNKVAVINTTQGVIKIEFFPNAAPNHVNNFMKLANSSFYDGTIFHRIVPGFVIQGGDPYTKPDGKPRELWGTGGANSTVNAEFNSISHTRGIVSMARSADPNSASSQFFIVLKDSTFLDGKYTVFGKVIQGMDVVDKIAALQTMNDAAHQDQPVDPNAARILSVKIEPSS; encoded by the coding sequence ATGCTGCAAGGCGGCACTACCCTGTTCCGTGCAGGGAAATTTGATTTCCAGACGCGTCACCTTTTGGTTATCGGACTTTTGGCGCTTTCTTTTACTACCGCGTTTATCATGAGGTCATATCCGGCAAAATACGGCTTTTATCTAAACGAGTTTGACCCGTACTTTGACTACCGCGCCACGCAATACATAATTGATCACGGCGTCGGCGCATACCTGACATGGCATGACGACATGTCCTGGTATCCTGAAGGCAGGGATGTGGCGGCGACATCCCAGTCGGCACTGCACATCACTACCGCTTACCTCTACAAGGCGTTTGGCGGCGGCAGCTCTCTGCTTGACTTTGTAATTATCTTCCCGGTCGTAGTAGGATCGCTTACCGTCATTGTGGTTTTCGCCCTCGTAAGGGTACTTGGCGGCACAACCGCGGGGCTGTTTTCTGCGCTCCTGTTCTCCTTCAGCCCTGCAATCATCCAGAGAGGAAACCTGGGATGGTTTAAATCCGAGCCGCTAGGCCTGTTCTTTGGACTCCTTGCGGTCTACCTGTTTATTTCCGCAATGAAGCACAAGGAAGCAAAGTACGCTATCGCCAAGGCTGTCGGCGGAGGACTGCTCCTCGGCCTTGCCAACGGCGCATGGGGAGGGATACAGTACTTCAGCATCCCCTTGGCTATCTTCTTCCTTGCGCTCCCGTTCTTTAGAAAAGACCTGAAAATCCCAATGATGGTCGCAATAGCATTCACCATCTTTGCGCTGCTGTCCGCGGCGGCTTTCCCGAGGCCCGGCATGTCCTATGTCAAAGGCCTTCCAGGCCTTGCCCTGATCGGAGGAACAATATTCCTGGTAGCCGCCTACTTTGTCCGCAGGTTCAGCAAGCCGGAGCACAACCTGAGGAACAGCTTCATTGTGCTTGGCGTGTTTATCATAGCAAGCGGCCTGCTTCTGGGAGTCGGCGCGTACGTTTCTCCTTCGCTCAGATACCTCAAGGCGGTCAACCCGTTCAACCAGGTAAACGATCAGCTAGTGGCTTCCGTGGCAGAACACTTTACCCCGACCGTAGCCGACTACTTTACAGACTACTCTATCCTCATAATGTTTGCCGGTCTCGGCGTATGGATGGCGTTTCGGCGACGCGACGACGTCAGCATATTTGCGCTCGTCCTAGGCATCACGGGAGTATATGTAAGCGCGACCTTTGCCAGACTGCTGGTATTCGCATCGATTGGAATCATTGTGCTTGCGGGGATGGGGCTGTACGAGGTTACCCGCAGCATCCTGGAGTATCGCGAGGCAACAGCCAGCGCGGCGCCGGGCAAGATAAAGAAGAAGGTCGACCAAGCTCCAAGCGCATACGGATCAGGCTTGGTGACAAAGGCGGCGTATGTCATCGTCATAATTCTCATGCTCACCATCCCTATGTTCTTCCCAGCAAACTCCAATTGGGTAAGCGCAGCCGACGTGCCTGCTGCTATTGCAAACGGCGGAACTGGCTACCGGCTCCAGACAAACGACTGGCCAGACGCAATGAACTGGCTTGCTACAAACACCGACAAGAATGCGGTCGTAGCCTCATGGTGGGACTATGGGTACTGGATAACGACGCTTGGTCACAAAAAGACGCTCGCAGATAACGCTACAATCAACTCAACCAGGATTGCACAGATCGCTCGAATGCTAGGCTCTGACGAGCAGACAGGGGTCAAACTGGCGCAGGACATGCACACCGACTATATTCTGATATACGGCGTTGCGAGGCTCCAGTTCTTTGGCAAGGCAAACCAGACTTCTGCTAACGGAACCCATAGCCAGGTCGACGTCCCGGTGTATTCGCTCGGGCAGGGCGGAGACGAGTCCAAGAAACAGTGGTTCTTTAGAATCGGTGGCCTTGACGAGAGCAAGTACATCGAGCAAGACGGTTTCACGCCGACGCCTGCATTTTGGAACAACACGCTTTTGGGCAAGATGCTGCCTTGGGATCCGTTATATTATGCGCAGGTTGGAGCTAACGGACAGATTTCCAACCTGAGTCCTCATTATTCGGCGGGTTACCAGGGTCTGTACGGCAAGCACGTAAAGTATCCTGCCGGCGGCAAGAACCAGCCCCTGGAACTCGTGTATTCTTCGCCCAGCTTCAACAATGACAAGAACGGTCTAGTATTCGGCGTATTCGTGTACAAGGTCAATCACAACTATGTTCCACACCCGCCTGTGGCACAGCAGTCAAATGGCAAAAGTACAACCGGCTCCACCAACTCTACAAGCAGTGGCAATAACAGCAACCTGATGACACCGTCGAACAAGGTTGCTGTGATAAACACCACCCAGGGCGTAATCAAGATAGAATTCTTCCCCAACGCAGCGCCTAACCACGTTAACAACTTCATGAAGCTCGCAAACAGCAGCTTCTATGACGGCACCATATTCCACAGAATAGTCCCCGGCTTTGTTATACAGGGCGGAGACCCCTACACCAAGCCAGACGGCAAGCCACGCGAGCTGTGGGGCACAGGCGGCGCAAACTCGACAGTTAACGCCGAGTTTAACTCAATCAGCCACACCAGAGGCATAGTGTCGATGGCCCGCTCTGCGGATCCAAACAGCGCCAGCTCGCAGTTCTTTATCGTGCTAAAGGACTCGACTTTCCTGGACGGCAAGTACACGGTGTTTGGCAAGGTAATTCAGGGAATGGACGTCGTTGACAAGATAGCGGCACTTCAAACAATGAACGATGCTGCCCACCAGGACCAGCCCGTCGATCCCAACGCTGCGCGTATACTGTCAGTCAAAATCGAGCCCAGCTCCTAG
- a CDS encoding PIN domain-containing protein, translating into MRVLCDTSFLMVLAAKPLKQVTRVESQLGRIDIIVPDIVVEELDRLHKKAGPKRSMIAKTAAELCRARFQIVSLPKAAHVDDSIIDYAVSNNCAVATIDTNLRRRLISNRVLVLTLSSDRLLIANPQQDDHL; encoded by the coding sequence ATGCGGGTACTCTGCGACACTAGCTTTTTGATGGTCCTTGCAGCCAAGCCGCTAAAGCAGGTCACCAGGGTCGAGTCGCAGCTTGGCAGAATTGACATCATTGTTCCGGACATTGTCGTAGAAGAGCTGGACCGGCTCCACAAAAAGGCGGGCCCAAAGCGGTCAATGATTGCCAAGACCGCGGCGGAACTCTGCAGGGCAAGGTTCCAGATCGTTTCGCTGCCAAAGGCTGCACACGTCGACGACTCGATCATCGACTACGCCGTTTCAAATAACTGCGCCGTCGCGACGATTGATACGAACCTTCGAAGGCGTCTTATATCAAACCGTGTACTCGTGCTGACTCTGAGCAGCGACCGCCTGCTGATAGCAAACCCTCAGCAAGATGATCATCTTTAA
- a CDS encoding inositol monophosphatase, with protein sequence MDESDILKHLLAAGRQAAQFLKENSGTALEVTKKTDNSPVTRIDRESQEIIVSYLGRQFPDIPVVAEELDPQLNRAAAKSAGSSLYFVVDPLDGTASYVHGIPFYCTSVALCRGPDAVAGAIVDPNHGEEFTAIRGSGAFLNGRRIATSKQTEMQELCLNVNHIRFPQEIYERVNRNVLKKIKRFHKLGSLCLEVSYVAAGRLDGTINNDLSMWDIAAAGLIVEEAGGIWSGLNGIKPAYPVFEKMDICASNSNAVHRMLVEALG encoded by the coding sequence GTGGACGAGTCTGACATACTGAAACACTTGCTTGCCGCGGGGCGGCAGGCCGCTCAATTTCTAAAGGAAAACTCTGGCACCGCGCTTGAAGTGACCAAGAAGACTGACAATTCGCCTGTCACCAGGATAGACAGGGAGTCGCAGGAGATTATCGTCTCGTACCTAGGCAGGCAATTTCCGGATATTCCGGTCGTTGCGGAAGAGCTCGATCCGCAGCTAAACAGGGCGGCGGCAAAATCAGCTGGAAGCAGCCTGTATTTTGTTGTAGACCCGCTTGACGGTACTGCAAGTTATGTGCACGGGATTCCGTTTTACTGCACTTCAGTGGCGCTATGCAGAGGGCCGGACGCCGTCGCGGGAGCCATAGTTGACCCCAACCATGGCGAGGAGTTCACAGCAATTCGCGGTAGCGGTGCTTTTCTTAATGGCAGGAGGATAGCCACTTCAAAGCAGACGGAGATGCAGGAGCTCTGCCTTAACGTGAACCACATCAGGTTTCCGCAGGAAATTTATGAAAGGGTGAACAGGAACGTCCTGAAAAAGATAAAGCGTTTCCACAAACTCGGCAGCCTGTGCCTTGAAGTCTCGTACGTGGCAGCCGGCCGCCTTGACGGGACTATTAACAATGACCTTTCAATGTGGGATATTGCGGCTGCTGGCCTGATTGTTGAAGAGGCCGGAGGGATTTGGTCCGGCCTTAATGGAATAAAGCCTGCTTATCCGGTGTTTGAAAAAATGGACATCTGTGCAAGCAATTCGAATGCGGTGCACAGGATGCTAGTCGAAGCTCTCGGCTAG
- a CDS encoding translation initiation factor IF-2 subunit gamma, with translation MHWKETLPEWYIKEYGFQPCINIGTSGHVDHGKTTLVEAITGVWTSAHSEELRRGITIKVGYADAAFYKCPQCPAPLCYSTQPTCANCGGKSDLLRVVSFVDSPGHESLMANMLSGAALMDGAILVMAANEKVPQPQTREHLLALSVLGIKQIVLVQNKVDLTEYSEAIDNYNQIKDFVKGSVAENAPVIPISAQHKLNIDSLIEAIETSIKTPARAKNAQPIMHVLRSFDINKPGTAVKQIKGGIIGGALVQGEFKLGDEIEIRPGLHDEKKGRFEPVTSHIATLGTGAGLVESVKPGGLVAIGTKLDPALTKSDSLIGSVVGKPGTLPKDVDDVTVEIHLFDTAVGTQELVRVEPVKAKEPLRLNIGTAAAAGLVTNVRDGKMEVKLKKPVSLMPESRVAISRRIADRWRLIGSGIAV, from the coding sequence ATGCATTGGAAGGAGACGCTGCCGGAATGGTACATCAAAGAATACGGGTTTCAGCCATGCATTAACATCGGAACCTCCGGCCATGTCGACCACGGCAAGACAACGCTCGTAGAGGCCATAACCGGGGTCTGGACGAGCGCACATAGCGAGGAATTGCGCCGAGGCATCACAATCAAGGTTGGTTATGCCGATGCTGCATTTTACAAGTGCCCGCAATGCCCCGCGCCGCTCTGCTATAGCACGCAACCCACTTGCGCCAACTGTGGCGGCAAGAGCGATCTCTTGCGCGTAGTTAGTTTTGTCGATTCCCCAGGACACGAGTCGCTTATGGCAAACATGCTGTCCGGCGCCGCCCTTATGGACGGAGCAATTCTTGTGATGGCTGCGAATGAAAAGGTCCCGCAGCCGCAGACGCGAGAGCACTTGCTGGCTCTTTCGGTGCTTGGGATAAAACAGATAGTCCTGGTTCAGAACAAGGTCGACCTGACAGAATATTCAGAAGCGATTGACAACTATAATCAGATCAAAGACTTTGTCAAAGGTAGCGTTGCAGAGAACGCGCCCGTAATCCCGATTTCTGCCCAGCACAAGCTAAACATAGACTCGCTTATCGAGGCGATAGAAACCAGTATCAAAACACCCGCGCGGGCGAAAAACGCGCAGCCAATAATGCACGTATTGCGATCGTTTGACATCAACAAGCCTGGCACGGCTGTAAAGCAGATAAAGGGCGGCATTATCGGCGGGGCCCTTGTGCAGGGAGAGTTCAAGTTAGGCGACGAGATAGAAATCCGGCCCGGGCTCCATGACGAGAAGAAGGGCAGGTTCGAGCCGGTCACGTCGCATATTGCGACGCTTGGCACAGGCGCAGGCCTTGTCGAGTCAGTAAAGCCTGGCGGCCTCGTTGCGATCGGCACAAAATTGGATCCAGCACTGACAAAGAGCGATTCGCTTATTGGCTCTGTTGTAGGCAAGCCTGGAACACTCCCGAAAGACGTCGACGATGTCACGGTAGAGATTCATCTTTTTGATACCGCGGTAGGCACACAAGAACTTGTGAGGGTCGAGCCAGTAAAGGCAAAAGAGCCGCTGCGGCTCAACATAGGGACAGCGGCTGCAGCCGGCCTTGTTACAAACGTCCGCGACGGCAAGATGGAAGTCAAGCTCAAAAAGCCTGTCTCGCTCATGCCGGAAAGCAGGGTCGCAATCAGCAGGAGAATTGCGGACCGCTGGCGTCTTATCGGGTCGGGAATCGCGGTCTAG